DNA from Scheffersomyces stipitis CBS 6054 chromosome 1, whole genome shotgun sequence:
AGGATGATCTTTCAAGTACTTGTGTCTTAGCCTCTTTTCTAATTCAACAAGCATCTTTTGCATCActttgttgttttcttggGAAGGATTATCCGGAAATAGAAGATGACGTAGGAACCTGAGCTCTGGGCGTTCACATAGAATTAGCAAAAGCTGGCCACAAACCCACTGGAAGCCTCCTAGTGCCAATGTGAATCCCTGGATTCctggaagttgttcaagGATAGTTTCAGCGTAGTCTACAAGAACGTTAATCATGTTCTGGTTGGTTATGGTTGATGGCCCTAGTTCGGCATGCTTGCTAATAATGTCGTTGACCGAACTCCGGAAGCTCAGCTCGATGTTGTCGAATACCCTAGGCGTAAAGTACAGGGATAAAGACATGATTGATGGGTGAAAAAAGGATTCGAAAGCCGAGATCAGATGCGGTGTATGAATTTTGCTTGAGTAGCTGTCGCTTAGTACAATGTTCTCATTGACCGGATCATTGGCTAGTATTATGGGTGACCCTGACATTCCTGAGATTGGTGTTGACTCTGGTAAATCCGTCGATGTTATTAGAGGTGCACCGGTTGCTATTATAGTTGTGCTAGTTTGTAGTGGTAGTATAGGTTCTCCTACTTGGTATGCATCCACAGGTATGCTGACTGAGTGTGAACTTGGTTCATTGCGATTAGCAATTTCTGCTGTCGCTATTTGTGGAGTGTTTATATCGCCAGAGGACCCAACAACGTCCTGCTTGGGACTTGGTGTAGTAGAGCTCACCGATGTGTTAGGACTAATGGTTTCTAGTGCATTTGTATTACTTCTTGTTTGCGATGCCTCATCCATAGGTGACACGGTTTTACAATCGTCAAAGACATCAAGCTTCAACAGTaagaattgatcaagttctttcAAAGCCGATGAAGCTGTAGACACTTTTGTTCTGATTTCTGTCAAAATTCTGGCAAATTGGGCAGATTCTTGATTTGCATGGCGAAGTTgcttgacttcttcttcgagTGCTTGAATTCTATCGGCCTGTCTCGCGCGGTGTTTTCGCTGACTGATCTTGTTCTGGAGTCTTTTCCGCTCTTTACGTGACTGGTCATTAGGAGCCATTCTGATAAGCCAAATGTATATATTTGAATGTTGGTGGAATTCGTAAGGCTTTATCAAAATTCATCTCAATAGTGTCATGAAGCAAGGTTTGTGTAGAACAGCTAAAGTTTTTTGTAATATTTTTCTGGAGTATTTTTTGCGCTCTAAGGTGAAGTTTAGTGTACTGCATATTTATTTTGTTGCAGAAGCATACCCCgcaaaaagaagatagaCACCACCTCCGGAATCCGGACCTGACCAAACGGGATTGCACCTCCTGCTATCAAATGCCTCTATGCTCTCTTTTTGAGAGATTGTTCACAACAAGTCCGAATGGGCCTCTTGTATGTCGGAGTTGTGTCTGACTGCTCCTCAGACTGGAATTAAGTTTGGATTTCTGTTTAAGAGTCCGAGTTTTCACCCATTTCATATATCTACCCTCTTCAGAATGTTAAACATTTGTATTTGCATATTCCCTTAAAGATCTACCCATTTATCTAGTTGTCCAAGACGATGGCCTGTTGTGTTGTGGCTGCTGGAGTCTATGTTGCTCTTAATTCGTTCTACGATAAAACCAAATTCGATGTTTCTTCTAATGTCGTCATAGGTCTACCAGAACCTGACCACAAGTTTCCTTACGAAGCAGTTAAGTCAGTGACTATGGAAGTTTCTGGAATGACTTGCTCTAGTTGCGTTTCTTCTATTGAAGATCGCATCAATGCAATCGCTGGTGTCACTGGAGTCAAAGTATCACTTCTTCTAGAAACTTGTATAATCGCCTATGATCCTGGTATGGTCGCTAACTTGGACGAGTTCAAAGAAGCAATAGAGGAAATTGGATTTGAAGCTTCGTTCGCAAAAGAGAATAGACAGCAAAAAAGTCATGAACAAAGGAAACTAGAACTGTTAAAGAAAACCTATTCATTCTTTGTATTGGCAGGAGTTTTAGCTGCATCTACTTGGGTATCAAAACTATTGTCAAGGGTAGCTTTTCTAATTGATATTCGCCCATTTTTCATTGTTCTAAGTGTTCTACTAGCCTCGGTGGCTCAGTTTTATATTGGTCCCATTTTCTACAAGCCTACTTGGAATACGATCAAAAACAGAAAACCATTTACAATGGATACTCTAGTTGCACTTAGTACGACCCTAACCTATATCATATCATTCACCTACGTAGTagatttcttccttgaaaCGTCTACCACTTTGAAAGAAGCCTATTTAGATAACTTGTGTTTCGATTTGTCCTCTGGTATTCTCTTTGTTATTTTAGGTGGAAAATACTACGAGAACTTGGGCAAATTGAAGCTTCtgtccaacttgtctaATCTCAAGAAGCTTTTACCTGAGTCAGCTCTCAGGGTTAATGAAGACAATTCAGTGGTTCAAATTCCCTGTTCAGTATTAAAGAAAGGAGATATGGTGCTTGTTAGGCCAGGCACAAAAGTGCCTATAGACGGACAGGTTGTCAAAGGTGCATCCTTCGTAGACGAATTGTGTATAACTGGAGAACCAACTCCAGTGAGAAAAGAACCTAATAGCATAGTTATTGCTGGGACTTACAACAAGACTTCTACTTTAACTGTTATTACTACTGACGCTGTTCAAGATTCCAAGCTTGCCCACTTGTTCTCTTTCATTGGAGATACTTCTACTACGAAGAGTAGGTTGACAGACTATATACAACAAActgtcaacttctttgttcCTTCTATCATTGTGTTGTCCATCTTGACCTATGTATACTGGATGTATGTGTCGGATGTTGATTCTCAGTTGCTGGGACTGCAATACGCCAGACTTAGAGCTCTAGCTGTTGTCACAGTTGCCTGCCCTTGTGCTCTTGGGTTGGCCGTACCTGCCGCAATAACACAAGGGATGAATTATGCTTCTGTAAAGGGGTGTTATGTGCGTGGAAGTGGTTTGGATATTCTAATGAGGATCTCAGGTATCAAGAATAGGACAAGAGCTTTTGTATTGTTCGACAAAACTGGAACACTTACTTCAAGAAACGTTGTCATATCTGATTTCagattcaagaaaaaaatgaacagtattctcttctggaagttgaTTATAGCTGCAGAGAGTTTTGAGGATCATCCAATTGCCTACAccattgttgaatatgGTCAGAAGCAATTGGCCAAACTTGAGGACACCGAATCAAGTGATCCGAATTGCGTGGAATTTCAGTACATTCCAGCAAAAGGTATTGAATGCCAGGTTACGAAGGATTCTCGGTCTTATGAGATTAAAGTAGGAAATGCAAATATTTTGCCTGACAGTTCATTAAGAACTTCGAGTGATTTATGGTTCCTTGTCGATGGTGAGGTTATAGCTGAGTGCAATCTCATCAATCCTATTCGTCCTGAATCTGAAGTACTACTCAAATATTTATCGGAAAACAACTTTGAGTATGGAGTTGTAAGTGGCGACAGAAATGAAGCCACTGCAAGACTCTGCAAGAAGCTTGGAATCACGAACTTTTGGGGTGAATGTACACCAGAAGATAAATTCAAAGTAACTAGGCGtatacaagaagaatacgGATTGCCGGTAGTAATGATAGGAGACGGAATGAACGATGCTGCCGCTTTAACGCAGGCTGACTTGGGAGTTTCACTTTCTGCTGCTCACCAGTTGTCGATTGATAGCTCTGAAATTGTTCTCATGAATGACGATCTTCTTTCGCTCATCGATTTGCTTCGAATCAGTGTTCTCACCAAGCTGAAAATGATGTTCAACATTTGGGTTTGTATTATCTACAATATAGTCATGGTACCATTGGCAATgggatttttcactccaTGGGGAGTATCGATTTCGCCCCAATGGAGCTCTACCCTTATGTCCTTCAACAGCGTGTTCGTTCTAGTTAATAGCTTACGTATTGGTAGGGAAATGTCGGCTGCAAAATcatagagaagaaatagataGTATAATTTAGTTACGTAATTGCGGTAATAAACAGAAAGCCTACACTAGCACCGATACCCGAAGCAAACTTCCCTTTTTACCGAAAAGTACTAGATAGGGGAATAGGTGGTCTTCAGGTCAGCTAAATGGAGAATTGACATTGTGCCACGGATTACTGTCTTTCTGGCACATTTCCGAACGATGATAAAACGAAATTGTGCAGCCGCACCTGTGCTATCCGGATGTTGCACCCCTCCCCATAATTGTCGATATTAGCGAAATACTATACTGTCTGAAGCGGAGTCAGTGTGTATTATATTCTGTGATGACTGGACTGTTTTGCGGGTAAATTGCTGTCATAAGGCAGCGTTTTACTTCTGAAAGTTGGGGAAAATTTCCGGGCACAAGTGGTTTAGTCAAAGATCATAACGCCGACTGGAACCACGTAAAATGTAGTGGGAATATATATAGGTATGGACTCCGACACCTTAAGCcaatttctcttctttttctataTAAATTATACTCTGAAAGGTGTAGATATACGAATCTTAAGTATTTTGTAATTCAGTTTAGTATATCATCTCACTATGTCTAAGGAACCATTACTTTCCGGCCCGGGTGCAAACTCGGCAGCTGCGTTCACTGATAAGTTTATCAACCCTCAGAACCATTTCACAATAAGAGACTATTTGGTATCTCCAGAAACTGGAAGGGGTAGTGTAACGTTTTACAAACAGACGAGAACCAAGTTGCAATACATTGTGCTTGTGGGCCTCGGCTTCGCCGGTTTCTATAAGCTTGAATGTTCATCTTTGAGAGCAGCTTCATTATCCCTTGTGTTTCCTGGTGCTGGTTATGTTGCAACACCTTCGGCTTTGAACTGGTCATTGTTGGGGGCCgctcttttcttgttgcCAGTATCGTTCTTCTGTTGGTTTGCATCTGGTGCCATCACCATTCCAATTTTGGTGTATGCCATTCCTATTGGTCTTTCTGCCTATCTAGCCAGGGGCAAGGAAGTCTGGGTAAACGCTCCTTATGTTGTGGGAGCATTTTTGGTTGTTTTTTTCTCCATTGTCACCTTGATCTCATCTAGATTACAAAGTGCAGCTCAAGAGAaagccaagaagagaaatgCCTACTTGCCCAAGCTTATTCCTGAATTGtacgagaagaagagactTCCAGAAGATGACCGTGAAATCGACGTCAAGACCTTGAGGTTCCTTCAGTACTATATTGAGTTAGGTTTGCAGGATGTCGACGACTGGTCCAATTTCAACGACGTTGATCAGTTCCAAACTGCTTCTTTGAGATATCAATTGTACGAAATCGTTTACTCTTTGGCAACATATCAAGCCATCTATGCTCCCTCCCTTAGAGGTAAAATCTGTGAGTCAATGAGAAATTCTATTGAAAAGTCATTGACTTCAAAGGTCATGGGATACTGGAAATGGgaatctcttcttggaaaatggACTTTAGACTGGGATCCAATCAAAAAGGACAACATCATGGTATCTGGTTATATTTTGAAGGCTCTTGCT
Protein-coding regions in this window:
- the JUND gene encoding Transcriptional activator of the JUN family, yielding MAPNDQSRKERKRLQNKISQRKHRARQADRIQALEEEVKQLRHANQESAQFARILTEIRTKVSTASSALKELDQFLSLKLDVFDDCKTVSPMDEASQTRSNTNALETISPNTSVSSTTPSPKQDVVGSSGDINTPQIATAEIANRNEPSSHSVSIPVDAYQVGEPILPLQTSTTIIATGAPLITSTDLPESTPISGMSGSPIILANDPVNENIVLSDSYSSKIHTPHSISAFESFFHPSIMSLSSYFTPRVFDNIESSFRSSVNDIISKHAELGPSTITNQNMINVLVDYAETILEQLPGIQGFTLALGGFQWVCGQLLLILCERPELRFLRHLLFPDNPSQENNKVMQKMLVELEKRLRHKYLKDHPSMSSISQYHISSPRVPVLFPGFFKPTALQEYYLENNIPYKHLINFIVWPEFRDALLRNADQMEFSGSMDEVMDNVVIRMTQSLQPEKLFFVQQLKDVITLEMQQRMEGVSLNMVPNISSAELVNAGITNPNNWKLTRSYGFRYSKVVPSNLIVEDIDDTDPNMIIRPVLVSQPSST
- the CCC2.1 gene encoding copper-transporting P-type ATPase (copper-transporting P-type ATPase with similarity to human Menkes and Wilsons genes (ATU2); with sequence similarity to human Menkes and Wilsons genes) — its product is MACCVVAAGVYVALNSFYDKTKFDVSSNVVIGLPEPDHKFPYEAVKSVTMEVSGMTCSSCVSSIEDRINAIAGVTGVKVSLLLETCIIAYDPGMVANLDEFKEAIEEIGFEASFAKENRQQKSHEQRKLESLKKTYSFFVLAGVLAASTWVSKLLSRVAFLIDIRPFFIVLSVLLASVAQFYIGPIFYKPTWNTIKNRKPFTMDTLVALSTTLTYIISFTYVVDFFLETSTTLKEAYLDNLCFDLSSGILFVILGGKYYENLGKLKLSSNLSNLKKLLPESALRVNEDNSVVQIPCSVLKKGDMVLVRPGTKVPIDGQVVKGASFVDELCITGEPTPVRKEPNSIVIAGTYNKTSTLTVITTDAVQDSKLAHLFSFIGDTSTTKSRLTDYIQQTVNFFVPSIIVLSILTYVYWMYVSDVDSQLSGSQYARLRALAVVTVACPCALGLAVPAAITQGMNYASVKGCYVRGSGLDILMRISGIKNRTRAFVLFDKTGTLTSRNVVISDFRFKKKMNSILFWKLIIAAESFEDHPIAYTIVEYGQKQLAKLEDTESSDPNCVEFQYIPAKGIECQVTKDSRSYEIKVGNANILPDSSLRTSSDLWFLVDGEVIAECNLINPIRPESEVLLKYLSENNFEYGVVSGDRNEATARLCKKLGITNFWGECTPEDKFKVTRRIQEEYGLPVVMIGDGMNDAAALTQADLGVSLSAAHQLSIDSSEIVLMNDDLLSLIDLLRISVLTKSKMMFNIWVCIIYNIVMVPLAMGFFTPWGVSISPQWSSTLMSFNSVFVLVNSLRIGREMSAAKS